One genomic region from Halococcus qingdaonensis encodes:
- a CDS encoding quinone oxidoreductase family protein → MQAVEITEFGDSDVIETTERDRPEPGDGEVRVAVEAAGINFADIMQRRGHYVGGPEPPYVPGMEAAGTIDAVGDGVDREVGERVVAMTDEGYAEYTTADAAGLFDIPESMSFPEAAGFPVQFLTAHNTLFEWGGLEEGERVLVHAAAGGVGTAATQLASEAGAEVFGTASTQDKLDLAERLGLDHPINYTETEFAETVNDATDGEGVDLVLDGIGGDTTTESLDCLTHFGRMVSYGAASGEPGYPDTSTLLFNNFTIQGYHLGQSMQRAPERVLDAVPHLTELLTSGELEVIVGETFPLAEAADAHEYIENRESSGKVVLEP, encoded by the coding sequence ATGCAAGCCGTAGAAATCACCGAATTCGGCGACAGCGACGTCATCGAAACGACCGAGCGCGACAGACCGGAGCCCGGTGACGGCGAGGTGCGCGTCGCCGTCGAGGCAGCGGGGATCAACTTCGCGGACATCATGCAGCGCCGCGGCCACTACGTCGGCGGGCCGGAGCCGCCCTACGTGCCGGGCATGGAAGCTGCTGGCACCATCGATGCGGTCGGTGACGGCGTCGATCGCGAGGTCGGCGAGCGCGTGGTCGCCATGACCGACGAGGGCTACGCCGAGTACACCACCGCCGACGCCGCCGGACTGTTCGACATTCCGGAGTCGATGAGTTTTCCCGAAGCGGCTGGCTTTCCCGTCCAGTTCCTGACCGCCCACAACACCCTGTTCGAGTGGGGTGGGCTGGAAGAGGGCGAGCGCGTATTGGTCCACGCGGCCGCTGGCGGCGTCGGCACTGCCGCGACACAGCTCGCGAGCGAGGCCGGCGCGGAGGTCTTCGGCACCGCGAGCACACAGGACAAGCTCGATCTCGCCGAGCGCCTCGGGCTCGATCACCCGATCAACTACACCGAGACCGAGTTCGCCGAGACGGTGAACGACGCTACCGACGGCGAGGGCGTCGATCTCGTTCTCGACGGAATCGGCGGCGATACCACGACCGAGAGCCTCGACTGTCTCACCCACTTCGGTCGGATGGTGTCGTACGGTGCGGCGAGCGGCGAGCCCGGCTATCCCGACACGAGCACGCTGCTGTTCAACAACTTCACCATTCAGGGCTACCACCTCGGCCAGTCGATGCAGCGCGCCCCCGAGCGCGTGCTCGATGCCGTCCCGCATCTGACCGAACTGCTCACCAGCGGTGAACTTGAAGTAATCGTCGGTGAGACGTTCCCGCTGGCCGAGGCCGCCGATGCTCACGAGTATATCGAAAACCGCGAGTCGAGCGGGAAGGTCGTTCTCGAACCCTAA
- the folP gene encoding dihydropteroate synthase: MQTVEAAGLPIGDGHPARIMGVLNVSDQSPYEPSVFADPANAAAYVDDLIDEGAEIVDVGVESANKRFEVLSAAEERERLDTAIETIDRVTGEAVFSIETRYHEVAAAALDANFDMVNDVCGFADPELPRVCEARDAAVVKMASPPDLERPGALADVDDIYDALAEGLTDKTIIDPAFGGWSEDKTLDDDRETFRRLAEFGAIDRPMLVSINRKNFLGEIVGRETDDRLPASLAATALAVERGADVIRTHDVAETRDAARIGDALGDRAALR, encoded by the coding sequence ATGCAGACCGTCGAGGCCGCCGGTCTCCCGATCGGCGACGGACACCCAGCGCGGATCATGGGTGTGCTCAACGTCAGCGACCAGTCGCCCTACGAGCCGAGCGTGTTCGCCGATCCCGCCAACGCCGCCGCCTACGTCGACGACCTCATCGACGAGGGCGCGGAGATCGTCGACGTGGGGGTCGAATCGGCGAACAAGCGCTTCGAGGTGCTCTCGGCCGCCGAGGAGCGCGAGCGACTCGACACGGCGATCGAGACGATCGATCGCGTCACGGGGGAGGCAGTATTCTCGATCGAGACCAGATATCACGAGGTCGCTGCGGCGGCGCTCGACGCGAATTTCGACATGGTGAACGACGTCTGTGGCTTCGCCGATCCCGAACTGCCCCGCGTCTGCGAGGCGCGCGACGCGGCGGTCGTGAAGATGGCCAGCCCCCCGGATCTCGAACGACCCGGGGCGCTCGCGGACGTCGACGACATCTACGACGCACTCGCCGAGGGCCTCACCGACAAGACGATCATCGATCCCGCGTTCGGCGGCTGGAGCGAGGACAAAACCCTCGACGACGACCGCGAGACGTTCCGCCGCCTCGCGGAGTTCGGTGCCATCGACCGCCCGATGCTGGTCTCGATCAACCGGAAGAACTTCCTCGGCGAGATCGTCGGCCGCGAGACCGACGACCGACTGCCCGCGAGCCTCGCTGCGACGGCCCTGGCCGTCGAGCGCGGTGCGGACGTGATCCGCACCCACGATGTCGCCGAGACCCGCGATGCGGCTCGCATCGGCGACGCGCTCGGCGACAGAGCCGCGCTGCGATGA
- a CDS encoding 6-hydroxymethylpterin diphosphokinase MptE-like protein yields the protein MNFAAWEPVYEAILADFGFDRASDEHVRDRLADLVDPFDLDRLDVTGETVVIAGAGPSLETDLDGVDTTDGSVFAASTAVDRLQEAGIAVDCMVTDLDKNPETVRALTEAGTPVAIHAHGDNEPLVEEVVPTLDVEHVLGTTQAAPADPVVNLGGFTDGDRAAFLADHCGASRLTFVGWNFDDGSVDAMKKRKLVWAERLLYWLERRRGERFSVLDGRRDGIDTSVLPVD from the coding sequence ATGAACTTCGCCGCGTGGGAACCGGTCTACGAGGCGATTCTCGCCGATTTCGGCTTCGATCGCGCGAGCGACGAACATGTCCGGGACCGTCTCGCCGATCTCGTCGATCCGTTCGATCTCGATCGACTCGACGTGACTGGCGAGACGGTCGTGATCGCCGGGGCCGGCCCGTCACTCGAAACCGACCTCGACGGGGTGGACACGACGGACGGTAGCGTGTTCGCCGCCTCGACCGCCGTCGACCGTCTTCAAGAGGCCGGTATCGCCGTCGACTGCATGGTGACCGACCTCGACAAGAACCCGGAGACGGTGCGGGCGCTCACGGAAGCGGGTACGCCGGTCGCGATCCACGCCCACGGCGACAACGAGCCGCTGGTCGAGGAGGTGGTGCCGACCCTCGACGTCGAGCACGTGCTCGGCACGACTCAAGCCGCGCCCGCCGACCCGGTGGTGAACCTCGGTGGGTTCACCGACGGGGATCGCGCGGCCTTTCTGGCCGATCACTGCGGGGCGAGTCGTCTGACGTTCGTCGGCTGGAATTTCGACGACGGATCGGTGGACGCGATGAAGAAACGGAAACTCGTCTGGGCCGAACGCCTGCTCTACTGGCTCGAACGCCGACGTGGCGAGCGGTTTTCGGTTCTCGACGGGCGGCGCGACGGGATCGATACGAGTGTGCTGCCGGTCGATTAG